One Chitinivibrio alkaliphilus ACht1 DNA segment encodes these proteins:
- a CDS encoding exo-beta-N-acetylmuramidase NamZ domain-containing protein has translation MVLSGLDGFLQECPDMRGVTGIGVLAHAASVDSSRRHIRTIFKEMNLPVKAFFGPQHGMYGQTQDNMIEWEGSEAEEASCAAIPEYSLYGQYRKPTEAMLSGLDLFIVDLQDVGARPYTYIWTVKECMAALAERGIPLWVFDRPNPIAFDGIDGPVLREELFTFVGGASIPSAHGMTMAEMVLWLQQVYFPTLEVRVFPLQGWCRSHSFSDTGLPWVLPSPNMPSTTTARVYPGMVFLEALSISEGRGTTLPFEFFGAPWLPPNRIWREMEPLLEQFDCVMRRHDFIPTFNMYKGEYCHGFQLHPSPKPGFSSVSFTLALLQKIIALCPGEFEYLPPPYEYEYTLLPFDILTGDTEVRSWISSDGTISELQGLWKEDHAQFLDAFHTVRLYEEVL, from the coding sequence ATGGTGCTGAGTGGATTAGACGGGTTTCTTCAAGAGTGCCCCGATATGCGAGGGGTTACGGGTATTGGGGTGTTAGCCCATGCTGCGTCGGTAGATTCCTCCCGACGGCATATTCGCACGATTTTTAAAGAGATGAATCTTCCTGTGAAAGCGTTTTTTGGACCACAACATGGAATGTATGGGCAAACCCAGGATAATATGATTGAATGGGAGGGGAGCGAAGCAGAAGAGGCTTCTTGCGCTGCCATTCCTGAGTATAGCTTGTATGGGCAATATCGCAAACCAACAGAGGCAATGCTGTCGGGGCTTGATCTTTTTATTGTTGATTTACAGGATGTGGGGGCTCGGCCGTATACCTATATCTGGACGGTGAAAGAGTGTATGGCGGCTCTTGCTGAACGCGGTATTCCTCTTTGGGTATTTGATCGCCCTAACCCTATTGCCTTTGATGGAATTGATGGTCCAGTTCTTCGGGAAGAGCTCTTTACCTTTGTTGGGGGAGCATCTATTCCTTCTGCACATGGCATGACCATGGCAGAGATGGTACTTTGGTTGCAACAGGTCTATTTTCCTACCTTAGAAGTGCGGGTTTTTCCTCTACAGGGGTGGTGTCGTAGCCATTCTTTTAGCGACACGGGGCTTCCATGGGTTTTGCCATCCCCTAATATGCCATCCACCACCACGGCGCGAGTATATCCGGGGATGGTTTTTTTAGAAGCCCTTTCCATATCAGAAGGGCGTGGAACAACCCTCCCTTTTGAATTTTTTGGTGCTCCCTGGCTCCCTCCGAACCGGATATGGCGAGAAATGGAGCCGCTCCTGGAACAGTTTGACTGTGTGATGCGGCGGCACGATTTTATTCCCACCTTTAATATGTATAAAGGTGAGTACTGTCATGGATTTCAGCTTCATCCTTCCCCAAAGCCCGGGTTTTCTTCGGTGAGTTTTACCTTGGCACTTCTACAAAAGATTATTGCCCTGTGTCCAGGGGAGTTTGAATATCTTCCACCTCCCTATGAATATGAGTATACCCTGCTGCCCTTTGATATATTGACCGGGGATACAGAGGTTCGC